CACCTAAACACGATGTTTTTCAAGCGATCGCCGATCCGTCGCGTCGGAAGATTCTTCAACTTCTTGCCGAAAAAGAACGTCCAATAAGCGAAATTAGTGAGCACTTTCCGATAACGAGAACAGCGGTTGTTAAACATTTGACGATCCTTTCTGAAGCGGAACTCGTGAAATCTGAAAAGCTTGGACGTGAAAAGTGGTTTTCACTACAGCCAGAGCCACTTAGAAAAGTGAAAGACTGGGTCGCATATTACGAACAGTTTTGGGAAAATAAGCTTTCGATGCTTAAGCATTTTGTTGAAGAGAGCGAAAATGAAAATGAGCTTGCAGAACGCAAGAAAAAGAAATGAAACAGAAGGCGCCAACCTTATGAGTAAGTAGTTCCGACTAAAGGGAGATAATATTAAATAACAGTTCATTTTTGAGAGGTGATGCGTGCCTGAATTCTCTCCTTTATACTTGTTGATATATAGGCGTTCTTTCGGTTGCTTCCATATAAAATAATGTATTAATTAGCACCTCTTTTAAAGAGTAAATAATATATAATTATTATGGTATTATTTGAAGTAATATTTTTAAAAAATATTGATGAAACCATGCTATATTCGCAGTGAATTTATAACTCGAAGAAGTGATAGGCGGCGACTCCAGCGGGAACAGCGCGAGCCGAAAATCACCCAAAACGAGGTTGATGAGTTTTGGGAAGTTGAGGCCGTGCCCGCGGAAAGCGTCCGCCTGTAAACGGATTCGAGTGCTTATCTTAATAAAAACCACACTAATAAGGCAACATGTTAAACGTATTGCTAGTTCTATTGATTTTCATTGTTTTTCACTTCGAAAAAGGAACTGCGCACCTAATAAGGATGCGCCTTTTTGTCCTTCAATAGCGAGCGTTTCTGCTATTTTTAAATATCATCCTCTTTGATCATCGCATTGATTTCTCCCCCAAGTAAAATGAGTAGTGATGAGGCGTGAAACCAAACCATCAACGCTATGACCGTACCGATTGTTCCATACGTTGCTGAGTAGTTTGCAAAATTGTCGAGGTAAAATGAAAAGCCAAGTGATGTAATATGCCAACCAATTGCAGCAAACAGAGCACCAATATATACTTCACGAACATGCAGGCGAATATTTGGCCCGATTAAATATAAGACCGAAAAAACGACAAATAAAATCACAAAGCTAAGTAACCAGCGGAAGAAAGCTCCATCAAGTAATGGGATTGAAAACGCTAAGTATTCACTGAAACGGTCACCAATTACTTGAAAAACAAAGGCAGCAACTACAACAAGCAGTAAGCCGATTGTAAGTAAAATGGACATGAAGCGGGATAAAAGCATACTGCGCATTTCTGTGACATGATAGGATAGGTTCAATGAACGCAAAATCGAATTCAATGCGAGAGAAGCCGTCCATAAAGTGAAAACAGCCCCTAAAGAGAGTAGACCTGTATTATGCTCACCTGTAATAACATCCCATTGATCTTCAACAACTGCTAACACATCAGGAGGAATGTAATCGACTTTAATAAATTCATATAAATCCTGAAATGTAAAAGGTAAGTAGGATAACAATGTAACGGAAAAAATAAGAAACGGGAACAACGATAACAGTAAATAATACGCGCATTGTGCAGCTAAATCGATCAAACGATGATCGCGAAACCTTTTATATAATAGCTTGATTGCTTTCATTTTTTCCTCCAATCTAAAACTTCTGATCGAACTGTTGCTCACTTTTATTTTTCCCATATGAAGCCGTAAAAAACAAGTAAAATGCCACCTTCACA
The Bacillus shivajii DNA segment above includes these coding regions:
- a CDS encoding ArsR/SmtB family transcription factor, with translation MTAAPKHDVFQAIADPSRRKILQLLAEKERPISEISEHFPITRTAVVKHLTILSEAELVKSEKLGREKWFSLQPEPLRKVKDWVAYYEQFWENKLSMLKHFVEESENENELAERKKKK
- a CDS encoding YihY/virulence factor BrkB family protein, encoding MKAIKLLYKRFRDHRLIDLAAQCAYYLLLSLFPFLIFSVTLLSYLPFTFQDLYEFIKVDYIPPDVLAVVEDQWDVITGEHNTGLLSLGAVFTLWTASLALNSILRSLNLSYHVTEMRSMLLSRFMSILLTIGLLLVVVAAFVFQVIGDRFSEYLAFSIPLLDGAFFRWLLSFVILFVVFSVLYLIGPNIRLHVREVYIGALFAAIGWHITSLGFSFYLDNFANYSATYGTIGTVIALMVWFHASSLLILLGGEINAMIKEDDI